Part of the Benincasa hispida cultivar B227 chromosome 12, ASM972705v1, whole genome shotgun sequence genome is shown below.
ttaattttcttttcaaaaaaatgaaatctttattaattttacaaaattaattaaataattaatttttctaataaaattaataataattaattaaataatttaattaattctaattaatttaatatcaaatttaaattaattttacacaaatccacctccatatattttaatcatatttaaatattaaatctcctattccgtttaattcttaaaattaaacgtataattatatctcatataattactaattctcttaattctaatttgaacctttcaaattaacttatcacgctactctaaagctaatccatttacgagctagtaggggaactcgcggacctacaaatcatggctccaatgatccgagattaattggctaaactcattacacctaACCAACTCATTTACGAGCTTTAGATTAATTGGCAATTCTACATTCAGAAAGCCCAAAGACAATTCATCAATAAGCAAAAGACTCCAAGACTCTTGAAGttgcactcctagaagacagaagacccttgaagacaaaGACTAGACCCTTGAAGACAAAGACTCTTTCAAGatttctacttcaagaacgtttagtgtctttcttcttcaagtcaagcacatccactcaatcgagagagaatcagaggatcaagtattagagatcgaaccacatcacatCATACACCAACTTAAGCCCAACTCTACGAAATacgtttctccggaagcctcatGTGAACAATAATGTTTTAAAACTGGCTAACCACAATTAGgtaaagaaaaactaattatgGATATTAtccattcaaaattaaaatcacaatgaaaatctaataattacatgaaaagtttaaaataaaattttaagaaaataaagataGAATAAAGTTGGAATGTGAAACCTATATCTCTCTCTTTCACATATAATCCAAAATAATTGAAGACAAATCTAGGTTTGAAGAAGGTGAACCACATTAAAAGTTTGGTTTGATATATTTAAGTGTTGATTTGTCTCATGAATAATGATGATTGCATCACTAATTAGGAGGAGATGGCAAGAAAAATAATGCAAAAGTTGAACACATTGCAACTTTTGTTTTTAAAGTGCCTCAACAAAGATTTCCATAGAGAAGTTGACCAACACTTTCCAACCCCATTTGTTTCTATGGTAGACAAACTTTCTTCGAATGTCAAACTACAAATTTAGTACTTCAAACATCTTGATTTGTGTATATTTTGTCtttgaattataaaaaatatctaataaattcTAGAACTTTTAATGTTGTATCCAGTATAtaagtccctaaactttaagaAGTGTTAAATGATCtttaagattttaattttgtgtctaataagttaatgaatttttaatttatgacTAAAAGTTTATTGACcaattcaacattttttaaattcataaacCTACCAAAAGCAGATTGAAAGTTTAGATACTCTCatagacataaaattcaatttatatatattgtagaTGTATAAATTTTTAaggattttaaatatatatcatttacTAATCTATTGACATAATTGAAAGTTAAGGACTTATTAAGTAGATGGACTTATATATTAGACACATAAAGTCTCGGTAGATTTATGGTTTCAACTCTCATTATTCGTTGCCTTTGTTTATCTTGGTAACTAAGCAAAAGTTGcctatttacttttttttttgttaaaaaaagatTGGGTggatttagattttcttttcttcttcttcttcttcttctttttttttttttttggaggaaattacaTATTCAATATTTCCATACCGAGTGGTGAAAAATACCATAAGATATATGGAACTTGTGGGATAATGGTTGATGATCTTTTGTTTTCAAACCCTATTGTTCAGTCTTTGTTTGAATACATAGAATTTATTTTGGGAAACGTTTTCTGTTTCattcttcaaattaattgataacttcacaaatgttgtttttattcgggtttttttttttttttaaatgaaatatcaaGAAAACTATTGGctacaaaatcaaaatcaaaatcaatgtaAGCTGTTCAAAATCTCATCCaaaatttaaatggaaaaataatcACTTTTAACAACTCAGATGAAAGTTTTGTTCctaggtttttattttttgaaaatataatgtttaGTAATGAACTTTTAATATTGTAATTCATTttctaaacaatttttttttgtcaacgattctttttttctttttttttttttcctttttgggtTTAGAAAAGTACGCATTTCTTGTTCTGGAAAATGTCAAAATATGAATGAGCACTGAGAAAAGCAAGATTAAATGATTAATTGTTCTAAAGCACTCATTcgtttggttttaaaaaattttgtcAACAAACCTCTTATGAAATTTGCATATTTAATCACTCCCCCCAACTTTCATACTGTTCAATAGAACAAAAGAATACCCATGTTTGCAAAGTTCTAACGGTTAAAATATCAATGAGACAAACAAAATATCCTTCTAAAACGATTCCATTTGCAGCTTTAATATGTCAAAAATCCagtattaaaataattttagaggTTTTCCTTGACTTTATGTGTCAGAGAAACTACTCAAAATGCTTCGATCTTTTTAGAATAAGCGGGATTTGTTTAGTTGAAATCAAACCATCACATTGCTTCATTCTCCCAACTGTTTCAAAGATATTGAAATAcagattttaatttgatattttttttttccaaatgtgGCAAGGAAACAACAAATTGGCTTTAGCATAAACAGAGGGAGAGTTCAAAATGCAGTCTTTTTCTCGCACAACAAGCTTGGTAAGCTGCAACAATCAGAGccaatatatatacacaatcaAATGGTGAGTTCCTTCAACTACCTAAATCCATTTCCCCTCAGATTAGCAGAAAATTTTTGGTCCTACTATTTTCAAAGCCTCACAATGATGATAAGTTAACGACATTATGAATCTTACGACCACCATGGCTTTTCAGTTAGATTGGTAGAAAATACATACCGGAACCTTGAGCTGTATGGTAACCACTCGATGATCTGAGATGCCTTCTTGCCAGTTCGGTGTTCCATACATTTCTGTATCGACTCGTGAAGTTTCCCGTCGACATTTTCAGAAACCCATTTCAGGAGTTCGTCTGAGCCGATGGATGCTTCGCGTGCAAATCTTTCGAGCACCTTTGGTAGGAATACTTTCTTTGACTTCTTCACGACTATATTTGCTTGGAGAAAATCCCTTTTGGCCACTTCCAGTTCCTCTTTAACATTTGATGCAGTGTACACTTTCAGCTACAGGTTTAAACAAGCCAGCAACTAAGTAATTTTTTTGCAACATATTGAGTtcagaaaaacataaaatacttgGAAATGATAAAGATAAACGGGTATGAATCTCTGGAAAAAGAAATTTGCTTATATATTGTTAGGTATCTAACAATTTAATCAGCAAAATGAGAATGAACAAAGTACTCCAACTATTTGAGAGGTTGGTTCTCTCTACATCCCCACACTCAGCCTAACACCAAAATTCCCACTCAACTCACACACCCAAAACCCTGCAAAAACCTTCAGCCAACTCCGTAACAGACAATCCCtgcaaatttattttcttacccCTAGTAAGTAATCACGGTAGGAAGCCTCACataaatttgttttattatgTTTCTGAACAAagctatttgattttttatctaTTAAATTTGGTTTGAAAGGACAAAAACAGATGCAGATGCATTTCGTCAAAAAACCAATTGAGATCGAAATAATTTACCACAGGATCTGAAGAGGCACCAGTGCACAGGCCAAAGCAAACAAGAGGTTGAGGACTAGGAAGGCCCAATTTTGAAGAGATGAGTTGCCTTTCTTCCCCAGACTTCTTCCTCAGCGCAGTTGAAATGATAGTTTCAAGCCACTGTAGTTTATACAAAACACAGTCAAAACAAAACTTCACTCTAACTTCTTTTTTAACAGGGCGTTCAAAATATTAGGAACTCCAGGATAAGGCATCACAACGGGACCAAAAGCTTGAGAGAATGGTGCATACCCATCCTATTCggggagatttgaagaaaaaaattgattgcTCTATTGCATTTGCACTGATGATATGGCCGCCGATGTTGTAAGCAGCCTGCACTATACTGAAAAGCCCATCAACCATGTTTGTCTATTTAAAACAACTAAATTCACTCACAGGATACGAGCACAAAGATTTTAGAAGGAAGGATGTGTGGATGAAAAGAAAAGACAGATTTTAAAGCCAACGACACCCCTTAAATTGTCCACCTATAATATAGGTCAAGAACATTGGTAACTCCCAAATATCCACCTCAAATTTCTTTGGTACATGAAGACATTTATATGCCTGCTTCTTTCATGTACATGTACTGCAGACAGAGAAATGCAATACCTTATGGAATAAAGCCAACCTTCTTAGAGAACCATGTGGGATTCCATATGCCAAATAGGCCTGAAAAAGACGGGCAAAATAATCTCAACAAAATAAGAAGTGTGAACTGGAAATGTCGGGTCAGCTGATCTTACGTGCATTAGAAGAGCATTATACACATTAATCCAGAATGCAGTTTGAGCGTCGATCCCCATCTTACTGACATTCACTTTTTCCAGCTGCTCAACTAATACTCTGAAACCAATTAAAAAAGAACCCCACTAACTTACTCTCTCACTctttatatatacacatttttataaaatatataagtagAGTCgacaaaataaatagataaagcttgaatcaaatatcTCCCAGACATTAGAAGAAAAGTTATGTTGGGATGGTTAAACGCTAAGGGCAAGCAaaggtaaattttaattttaattaattaattaattaatttttaaaaaaaacactcaAATAATTCACCGAAATTTCAGAAGATAAGAACTGATTAAGTCTTCTTTTTCTATCTTGTCCCCTACCCCTCTAGGATATTACATTTCCAAGCAAGAAACCTACCTGTAATTGTTGATTGCATATGAAGCACGAGAGAACTGGCTGTTATGGGTTGATATGCAATGTATTTCCAGCATTGCTttcacacccccaaattgttCCTCCACCGGTCCACATTGGGGCTGTTTAACTTTAGGGAAGGAACCTGCCTTTTTTTGAGCCTTGTTTGATGCCGTTCTATGAAGAGAGCAGTATATAAAAGCCATGCACCTCACCATCTCCTCTGATAATTTACTTGGACACTCAAAAAGATGGTCTTTTAGAGTTCGCAGAGAATTTCTCTTCACCTGCGAAAAGGCTTCACGAACCTGACAAATTACTCTGATGAGACCATTTCAATACTCGCCACAGAAAGAATGCACATAAAATATCAACATGCAGAATACTGAATGATAAGTGTCCATGGGGCAAGAAACCTTCTTTGGTTCTGTTTTTGTTTCAAGGAGTTGTcatatttacaaatttgattAGATTCTACAAATAGTCACTGCTTGATATCCCTGTATGGTTTACAAATAGTGATGCTGTAATAGGAAGAATCCAACTTAACAGTTATACCGAATATTCTTAGCTCAATGCAAAACTCTACGCAGGAAAAACGCAACCTCCTATATATTAATTATCAAGTGTACCTTTGCAGTGCCTGAAGTTTTTCCTGTACTTACGTCGCTTTTACCTCCAAACAAGGAATTAGGACCAGCATTTGAGGTTCTTTTTCCCAAGTCATTTACAGAGAAAGGTTGCAAAGGTCCCAAAGGAAACTTCCTTGACGAACAAAATGCACTTGAAATGATACTGGGGTGCTTTCTTGACTCATGCTTTCCATGAGCAGGG
Proteins encoded:
- the LOC120067282 gene encoding uncharacterized protein LOC120067282 isoform X1, coding for MSGFDMHMRGEESASAKRELRDFLASQRVHSSHRRSRSSSDRNSNVFRGGVLHSDSKNDRSDAQASPLSTSGIRARSPLHESSKNLNDNSSSKQRASLENDIELLQLRLQQERSMRSMLERAMGRASSTLSPGHRHLAQTKDLISEIELLEEEVANREQHVLSLYRSIFENCVSKPSSQQNSVTASPAHGKHESRKHPSIISSAFCSSRKFPLGPLQPFSVNDLGKRTSNAGPNSLFGGKSDVSTGKTSGTAKVREAFSQVKRNSLRTLKDHLFECPSKLSEEMVRCMAFIYCSLHRTASNKAQKKAGSFPKVKQPQCGPVEEQFGGVKAMLEIHCISTHNSQFSRASYAINNYRVLVEQLEKVNVSKMGIDAQTAFWINVYNALLMHAYLAYGIPHGSLRRLALFHKAAYNIGGHIISANAIEQSIFFFKSPRIGWWLETIISTALRKKSGEERQLISSKLGLPSPQPLVCFGLCTGASSDPVLKVYTASNVKEELEVAKRDFLQANIVVKKSKKVFLPKVLERFAREASIGSDELLKWVSENVDGKLHESIQKCMEHRTGKKASQIIEWLPYSSRFRYVFSTNLTEKPWWS
- the LOC120067282 gene encoding uncharacterized protein LOC120067282 isoform X2 — translated: MRSMLERAMGRASSTLSPGHRHLAQTKDLISEIELLEEEVANREQHVLSLYRSIFENCVSKPSSQQNSVTASPAHGKHESRKHPSIISSAFCSSRKFPLGPLQPFSVNDLGKRTSNAGPNSLFGGKSDVSTGKTSGTAKVREAFSQVKRNSLRTLKDHLFECPSKLSEEMVRCMAFIYCSLHRTASNKAQKKAGSFPKVKQPQCGPVEEQFGGVKAMLEIHCISTHNSQFSRASYAINNYRVLVEQLEKVNVSKMGIDAQTAFWINVYNALLMHAYLAYGIPHGSLRRLALFHKAAYNIGGHIISANAIEQSIFFFKSPRIGWWLETIISTALRKKSGEERQLISSKLGLPSPQPLVCFGLCTGASSDPVLKVYTASNVKEELEVAKRDFLQANIVVKKSKKVFLPKVLERFAREASIGSDELLKWVSENVDGKLHESIQKCMEHRTGKKASQIIEWLPYSSRFRYVFSTNLTEKPWWS